The Spinacia oleracea cultivar Varoflay chromosome 2, BTI_SOV_V1, whole genome shotgun sequence DNA segment GACTTTGATAAGTTCGTTTCTGCTGAGATTCCTCCTCTTGCCAACCCTCACTTGAGAAAGATTATTCTGCAACACATGATGCATGGCCCCTGTGGATAGCTGAATCCTGATTATGCGTGCATGAAACGGAGAGGTAATGAGGGGGCACTACAAGTATGGATATCCGAAGAAATTTGCTGCCGAAACAACTAATAGCAGCGATGGATACCCACTTTATAAAAGGATAGATACTGGAGAAAGTGTTTGTATTCGCAGGGTTAATATGGATAACAGGTCGGTTATTCCGTATAACCCGTACCTATTATCACTCTTTGATTGCCACTTAAACGTTGAGGTTTGTTCGACCATAATGGCAGTTAAATACTTGTACAAATATGTGTACAAGGGCCATGACAAGATCACATTCAACGTCGTGCAGGATGGTAGCACTGCTATTGTTGATGAGATCCAACAGTATCAGGCTGGGAGGTGGGTTTCCCCGTGTGAGGCAGCATGCAGGATTTTCGGGTTCGATATGTTTGAGATGTCTCCATCAGTGTTGCCTTTGCAAATATATCTACCTAACTTGCATACAATCCAGGTAATGCCTCATGAGAATTTAGACGAGATCATTTCAAATGACAAAAGATCTCGAACTCAACTTACAGAATTCTTTAGGATGAACGCTGCCACGCCTGATGGAACGGGATATACGTATGCAGAATTTCCAGAGCATTAGAAGTGGGAGGGTAAAGAATGGAAAAAAAGATGCAACAAGACCGTTGTTGTTGGCAGGCTCACTTTTGTAGCACCTGCTGAAGGGGAACGTTACTTCCTCAAATTATTACTGATGCACGTGGATAGCCCGCGATCCTTTGATCATCTTAGGACTGTTGATGGATATAAGTGTGCCACTTTTCAGGAGACAGCATTGCGGCTGAAATTGCTAGAGGAAGACAACGATGTCGATTTGTGCTTAGCGGAAGCGTGTGAAGTGCAAATGCCGACTGCATTCCGGCAGCTCTTTTCAACAGTCCTGATCTTCTGCCAAACAAGTGACCCCAATGCCCTCTGGTTAAAATACTACGACGCTCTCTCTGAAGATTTTAGGCACCAGTTTCTGGGTTCTGACAGCAAGTCAAGGGAGCTCACTGTTAGATCTGTTGAGCAATCTCTCGAAGCAATGGGGAAACCATTTAGAGACTTTGGTCTCCAACATTTAAATGATTTTCAAGATGAAGAGTTCAGGCGAACAAAAGACATTATCGATGCACTTGATGCACTGATACCTCAGGACTGTATTGATGCCCGTAACACATTAAACCAAGCACAACAGGAGGCATTTGACAGCATTATTGACCACGTTCTTAAGGGGAAACCTGGTGCATTCTTCATAGACGGGCCCGGAGGAATAGGTAAAACCTTCCAATACAATGCTCTCTATGCAGAGGTTCGTTTGATGAACAAGATTGTCCTTCCAACTGCCACATCTGGAATTGCAGCATCAAATATACCTTTTGGGAGGACTGCTCACTCTCAGTTTAAAATACCGATAGATTCtgatgcttcccttgcttgcgATGTTCCTAAACAGGGCAACCTTGCATGTTTAA contains these protein-coding regions:
- the LOC110800959 gene encoding uncharacterized protein produces the protein MRGHYKYGYPKKFAAETTNSSDGYPLYKRIDTGESVCIRRVNMDNRSVIPYNPYLLSLFDCHLNVEVCSTIMAVKYLYKYVYKGHDKITFNVVQDGSTAIVDEIQQYQAGRWVSPCEAACRIFGFDMFEMSPSVLPLQIYLPNLHTIQVMPHENLDEIISNDKRSRTQLTEFFRMNAATPDGTGYTLTFVAPAEGERYFLKLLLMHVDSPRSFDHLRTVDGYKCATFQETALRLKLLEEDNDVDLCLAEACEVQMPTAFRQLFSTVLIFCQTSDPNALWLKYYDALSEDFRHQFLGSDSKSRELTVRSVEQSLEAMGKPFRDFGLQHLNDFQDEEFRRTKDIIDALDALIPQDCIDARNTLNQAQQEAFDSIIDHVLKGKPGAFFIDGPGGIGKTFQYNALYAEVRLMNKIVLPTATSGIAASNIPFGRTAHSQFKIPIDSDASLACDVPKQGNLACLIKETSLII